In Pseudoalteromonas sp. NC201, a single window of DNA contains:
- a CDS encoding sulfurtransferase codes for MKHVVDREWLFANLGKVKVLDAGIVKPGQSGPYNAPAIIQGALRFDISGALANPYATSPNMCCSPAQFQAEMRQLGINQHDVLVAYDDKGMFSAARAWYMLKMMGHKQVYVLDGGLPAWCEKQYPLSQAYAQVQQAGNFVAAYDETAFVDKAAVLSNIGAELSDLFDARGAKRFTGEEQEPRADMRSGHVPKSKNLPYMSLLNADGCFKPLTELEVLYSDLSKDKTKPLIFSCGSGVTACILALVADELGYEHLTVYDGSWSEWGADPDVPVETSYTTI; via the coding sequence ATGAAGCATGTGGTCGATAGGGAATGGCTCTTTGCAAACCTTGGCAAAGTGAAAGTATTGGATGCTGGTATTGTGAAACCGGGTCAGTCAGGCCCTTATAACGCCCCTGCAATCATTCAAGGCGCGCTGCGTTTTGATATTAGTGGTGCGCTAGCTAATCCCTATGCTACATCACCCAATATGTGCTGCAGTCCAGCTCAATTTCAAGCAGAAATGCGACAGCTTGGTATCAACCAACATGATGTGTTAGTCGCTTACGATGATAAGGGCATGTTTAGCGCTGCCAGAGCTTGGTATATGCTCAAAATGATGGGTCATAAACAAGTGTATGTACTGGATGGCGGATTACCTGCTTGGTGTGAAAAACAATATCCTTTGAGTCAAGCATACGCGCAAGTCCAACAAGCAGGAAACTTTGTCGCTGCATATGACGAAACAGCATTTGTCGATAAAGCGGCTGTGCTTAGTAATATTGGCGCTGAACTGAGTGATCTATTTGATGCTAGAGGTGCAAAGCGCTTTACTGGTGAAGAGCAAGAGCCTCGTGCAGATATGCGCAGCGGTCATGTGCCTAAAAGTAAAAACCTTCCATATATGAGTTTGTTAAACGCCGATGGCTGCTTTAAACCACTTACTGAGCTTGAAGTGCTGTATAGCGACTTATCAAAGGACAAAACTAAGCCTCTGATATTCTCTTGTGGCTCAGGTGTTACAGCTTGTATTTTAGCGCTGGTGGCTGACGAGCTAGGTTATGAACATTTGACGGTATATGACGGCTCGTGGAGTGAATGGGGCGCTGATCCCGATGTGCCCGTTGAGACGAGTTATACCACTATTTAA
- a CDS encoding group I truncated hemoglobin: MKWLSLTAILLFLVACSASTPQTSLYEQIGGNAGAEKLVDAFIKQIGNDDVILPYFRESNVRHFREGFITHLCDTLDGPCDYEGDSMVQIHTGMAISESDFNRVVDLLINAMNEVGIAHSVQNQVLARLAPMRSEVIKL, translated from the coding sequence ATGAAATGGCTATCACTAACGGCAATCTTGCTTTTCCTCGTGGCGTGTAGTGCTTCAACTCCACAAACCTCCCTATATGAGCAAATAGGGGGGAACGCCGGCGCAGAAAAGCTAGTAGACGCGTTTATTAAACAGATTGGCAATGATGACGTTATTTTACCGTATTTTAGAGAGTCCAATGTTAGGCACTTTCGTGAAGGGTTTATCACTCATCTGTGCGATACCTTAGATGGCCCTTGTGATTATGAAGGTGATAGCATGGTGCAGATCCACACCGGCATGGCTATTAGTGAGTCTGACTTTAATCGAGTGGTTGATCTCTTGATCAACGCAATGAATGAGGTTGGGATTGCTCACTCTGTACAAAATCAAGTTTTGGCCCGTCTAGCACCGATGCGAAGTGAAGTGATCAAGCTGTAG
- a CDS encoding ABC transporter ATP-binding protein, protein MLTISQLQFTWPKSSTPVLTIPKLHIARGEHVFLHGPSGSGKSTLLGLIAGTLDCQQGEIEIAGTNASALSRGQRDKFRADHIGTIFQNFNLLPYLSPVENVTLGCEFSKKRRQNISSQNKSLEQEATLLLSDLGIDEHTQQRSVAELSIGQQQRVAAARAFIGRPEIIIADEPTSALDADSRDGFIKLLFSQAAVYSASILFVSHDKSLAPLFDRQISLPDLQQGAPLC, encoded by the coding sequence ATGCTTACGATATCTCAATTACAGTTTACATGGCCTAAGTCGAGCACCCCGGTGCTAACCATACCTAAGCTACATATCGCCCGGGGTGAACACGTGTTTTTACATGGTCCAAGCGGCAGCGGTAAATCGACTTTGCTAGGACTTATTGCCGGCACCTTGGATTGCCAGCAGGGAGAAATTGAAATTGCAGGTACAAACGCGAGCGCACTGAGCCGTGGCCAACGAGATAAGTTTAGAGCCGACCATATAGGTACTATTTTTCAGAACTTTAATTTGTTGCCCTATTTGTCGCCAGTTGAAAACGTTACCCTTGGCTGCGAATTTTCCAAAAAGCGCAGGCAAAACATTTCCTCACAGAATAAATCGCTTGAGCAGGAAGCTACACTTCTGCTCTCTGATCTTGGTATAGACGAGCACACTCAGCAGCGCAGTGTCGCGGAGTTAAGTATTGGCCAACAGCAGCGCGTAGCCGCCGCTCGCGCATTTATTGGCAGGCCCGAAATCATTATTGCCGATGAGCCAACCTCAGCCCTCGATGCCGACAGCCGTGATGGCTTTATTAAATTACTCTTTAGCCAAGCCGCGGTTTACAGTGCATCTATTCTCTTTGTCAGTCACGACAAAAGCTTAGCGCCGTTATTTGATAGGCAAATAAGCTTACCTGATTTACAACAAGGAGCACCGCTATGCTAA
- a CDS encoding zinc-dependent metalloprotease: MRKITCFTQTVSALLLCMITQAHAAIKSIDEFTASFNHHPGFYAFYSDDSSGKLYLDIDKLDAPFLLQHSLPYGVGSNDIGLDRGQLGGTHLVQFERFGDKVMLRAINTYYRASANNMAEKQSVKEAFASSILHGFNVVAEDKDSVLVDYTPYLFSDVHGVSRTLANRNQGSFSLDSSRSAVFMSRSKAFVKNTELEAVLTFKGTKPGEYVRQVSADPYALTVHQHHSLIELPDDNYQPRAFHPQSGYWSIEHKDYSAPLGQSMFVRYIPRHRLQKKDPTAQVSEAVEPIVYYLDPGVPEPVKTALLDGAKWWDQAFEAAGYKNAFQVKVLPDNADPMDIRYNVIQWVHRATRGWSYGASVIDPRTGEILKGHVTLGSLRVRQDILIAEALSAPFVEGNEVTERLHAMALDRIRQLSAHEIGHTLGIAHNFSASVKDRASVMDYPHPLVGFENGQLDITKGYAKGMGVWDTQVIKYGYSDFAGADEATELAAILAENKAQGLEFISDSDARAQGGAHPTAHLWDNGADPAAELLRVLDVRKQALNSFGIHSIQKGVALSQLEEKLVPLYLFHRYQVEAAVKLIGGVDYDYEVRGDEVIKGAKVVAKEAQQNAANALLSTLSPAALTIPDSILALIPPKAYGEYKTRESIKGRTGLTLDAMALPEVAVQHSLNLLLNPQRLNRLAQQHARDTQYFGTQALLDALYQQVFAQSGSKGMAQKLQKRVQYLSATQLVKLSHNDKVAPEVQAQLKFYLAKVAKDFNQSSVFSDVAFEQAFKHMLAQQINRYLDSGEWPESFKALEMPPGSPI; the protein is encoded by the coding sequence ATGAGAAAAATAACGTGCTTCACTCAAACTGTATCCGCTTTGCTACTGTGTATGATAACCCAAGCACACGCAGCAATTAAGTCTATTGATGAATTTACTGCCAGTTTTAATCATCATCCCGGTTTTTACGCCTTCTATAGCGATGATTCGAGCGGCAAACTGTACTTAGACATCGACAAACTAGACGCCCCTTTCTTGTTACAGCATAGTTTACCTTATGGTGTAGGTTCGAATGATATAGGTTTAGACCGCGGGCAGTTAGGTGGTACGCACTTAGTTCAGTTTGAACGTTTTGGTGATAAGGTCATGCTGCGTGCTATCAACACGTATTATCGCGCAAGTGCGAATAATATGGCCGAAAAGCAAAGCGTTAAAGAGGCTTTTGCTTCAAGCATTCTACACGGGTTCAACGTGGTCGCAGAAGATAAAGACAGTGTTTTGGTTGACTACACGCCTTATCTATTCAGCGATGTGCATGGTGTTTCTCGCACGTTGGCAAATCGTAATCAAGGTAGTTTTAGCTTAGACTCAAGCCGCAGTGCTGTGTTTATGTCGCGTTCAAAGGCATTTGTTAAAAACACAGAACTTGAAGCCGTATTGACTTTCAAAGGGACAAAGCCAGGTGAATATGTACGTCAGGTGAGTGCAGATCCTTATGCGCTTACAGTACATCAGCACCACTCTTTAATTGAGCTGCCTGACGATAACTACCAGCCACGTGCATTTCATCCGCAATCGGGTTATTGGAGTATCGAGCATAAGGACTACTCAGCGCCGCTTGGACAGTCAATGTTTGTGCGTTATATCCCACGCCACCGTTTACAGAAAAAAGACCCAACAGCACAAGTTTCGGAGGCCGTAGAGCCAATTGTTTACTATCTTGATCCTGGCGTACCTGAGCCGGTCAAAACGGCATTACTTGATGGTGCTAAATGGTGGGATCAAGCATTTGAAGCTGCTGGCTACAAAAATGCGTTTCAAGTCAAAGTACTTCCTGATAATGCCGATCCTATGGATATTCGCTATAACGTGATCCAGTGGGTTCATCGTGCTACTCGTGGGTGGTCATACGGCGCGTCGGTGATTGACCCTCGTACCGGTGAAATTTTAAAAGGTCACGTGACGTTAGGTTCGTTGCGTGTCCGTCAAGATATTCTTATCGCCGAGGCACTTTCTGCGCCGTTTGTTGAGGGTAATGAGGTGACTGAGCGACTTCATGCTATGGCGCTAGACCGTATTCGTCAGTTGAGTGCACATGAAATTGGCCACACGTTGGGCATTGCACACAACTTCTCAGCGTCGGTAAAAGATCGCGCGTCAGTCATGGACTATCCTCATCCGCTGGTGGGATTTGAAAATGGCCAACTGGATATCACTAAGGGCTACGCAAAAGGCATGGGCGTGTGGGATACGCAAGTGATTAAATATGGTTATAGTGATTTCGCTGGTGCTGATGAAGCCACTGAGCTTGCAGCTATTCTTGCTGAAAATAAGGCGCAAGGGCTTGAGTTTATCTCTGATTCAGACGCCAGAGCACAAGGCGGAGCGCACCCAACGGCACACCTTTGGGATAATGGGGCAGATCCTGCTGCCGAATTACTGCGTGTGTTGGATGTTCGCAAGCAGGCGTTGAATAGCTTTGGTATTCACAGCATTCAAAAAGGAGTTGCTCTGTCGCAGCTAGAGGAGAAACTGGTACCACTGTATCTTTTCCATCGTTATCAAGTTGAAGCTGCAGTAAAATTGATTGGCGGCGTGGATTACGACTATGAAGTTCGCGGTGACGAGGTAATAAAAGGGGCGAAAGTTGTGGCTAAAGAGGCGCAGCAAAATGCGGCCAATGCGCTTTTGAGTACGCTGTCGCCTGCGGCGTTGACTATTCCTGACTCTATTTTGGCGTTAATACCTCCTAAGGCTTACGGTGAGTACAAAACTCGCGAAAGTATTAAAGGGAGAACTGGGCTAACCCTAGATGCGATGGCATTACCAGAAGTCGCCGTACAGCATAGCCTTAACTTGCTGCTTAACCCACAGCGATTAAATCGTCTTGCACAGCAGCACGCACGTGATACTCAATATTTTGGTACTCAAGCACTTTTAGATGCTTTATATCAGCAGGTATTTGCCCAGTCAGGCAGCAAAGGTATGGCTCAAAAGCTACAGAAACGAGTGCAATACCTAAGTGCAACTCAGCTTGTAAAACTGAGTCACAACGATAAAGTCGCACCTGAAGTTCAGGCGCAATTAAAGTTTTATTTAGCAAAAGTTGCGAAAGACTTTAATCAGTCGTCGGTATTTAGCGATGTTGCTTTTGAGCAAGCGTTTAAACATATGCTCGCACAGCAAATTAATCGCTACCTAGATTCAGGAGAGTGGCCTGAAAGCTTTAAAGCGCTTGAAATGCCACCAGGCTCACCGATCTAA
- a CDS encoding DUF3034 family protein, which yields MKWANVFAACLIVCGPTYAATGKLLATPGVSQVEGSAGGGIVPWAQLAGYASEDEWSASGFCSRASLKDYQLDVCGVQANLFNRVELSFARQNFDVDALNLDIEQDIVGAKVRLYGDIVYSKYPQLSFGIQHKSLDDATVANLLGAEEDSGTDYYLAASKLHLGAVGGYNWFWNITMRHSRANQLGILGYGGANDSAPWQLEASSAVFLSRHWAVGAEYRQKSNNLGLGESDWKDVFVAWIPNKSVSVTAAWLDLGKIAGQPSQTGWYLSVTGYF from the coding sequence ATGAAGTGGGCTAATGTTTTTGCCGCATGCTTAATAGTATGCGGACCAACTTACGCCGCAACAGGAAAGTTACTAGCGACTCCCGGGGTGTCACAGGTTGAGGGTAGTGCCGGTGGTGGTATTGTGCCATGGGCGCAGCTTGCCGGATATGCTTCGGAAGATGAATGGTCGGCGAGCGGGTTTTGTAGCCGAGCTAGCCTAAAAGACTACCAGCTCGATGTGTGTGGCGTTCAAGCCAACTTATTCAATCGCGTAGAGTTAAGTTTCGCTCGACAAAACTTCGATGTGGATGCGCTTAATCTTGATATTGAGCAAGATATTGTCGGTGCTAAGGTGCGGCTATATGGCGATATCGTCTACAGTAAATATCCACAATTGAGCTTTGGTATTCAGCATAAGTCCTTGGATGATGCAACGGTTGCCAATTTACTTGGCGCTGAAGAAGACTCAGGAACGGATTATTACTTAGCTGCAAGCAAACTGCATTTGGGTGCTGTAGGCGGTTATAACTGGTTCTGGAATATTACGATGAGGCACTCTAGAGCTAATCAACTTGGCATACTAGGTTATGGTGGGGCTAACGACAGTGCGCCTTGGCAACTAGAAGCCAGCAGCGCAGTATTTTTATCTAGGCATTGGGCTGTCGGTGCAGAATACCGCCAAAAATCCAATAACCTTGGACTTGGTGAATCAGATTGGAAAGATGTATTTGTCGCTTGGATCCCGAATAAGTCAGTAAGTGTTACGGCGGCATGGCTAGACCTTGGAAAAATCGCAGGGCAACCTTCTCAAACGGGTTGGTATCTATCTGTTACGGGGTACTTTTAA
- a CDS encoding methylamine utilization protein, with amino-acid sequence MRTSVLLLLSFCFLFLLDSSCANAGQLTVLDGSGKPLQHAVVELTDEPVESAAKAVAVMDQINKQFVPFILTIQKGQLVNFPNSDDIRHHVYSFSAVKPFELKLYAGTPNQPLKFENAGVVVLGCNIHDSMVGYIYIADDKQVLVSDANGLVTLPNSTKQVTVWHPYQDNDIDSRQTVQIVNTTAPMSVTIKTTYPAPRNTFGERFGQHE; translated from the coding sequence ATGCGAACGTCTGTTCTACTCCTACTAAGTTTTTGTTTTTTATTCCTTTTAGATTCAAGCTGCGCAAATGCTGGGCAATTAACAGTGCTAGATGGCAGCGGCAAGCCCTTGCAGCACGCCGTTGTTGAATTGACGGACGAGCCTGTTGAGTCAGCAGCAAAAGCAGTGGCGGTTATGGATCAAATCAATAAACAGTTTGTTCCTTTCATCCTCACTATTCAAAAAGGACAATTGGTTAATTTTCCCAATAGCGATGATATCCGTCATCACGTTTATTCGTTTTCTGCGGTAAAACCTTTTGAGCTAAAGCTATACGCTGGCACGCCAAATCAACCGCTTAAGTTTGAAAACGCTGGTGTAGTGGTGTTAGGTTGTAACATTCACGACTCTATGGTGGGCTATATTTACATTGCAGATGACAAACAAGTATTGGTATCTGATGCGAATGGATTAGTAACTTTGCCGAATTCTACGAAACAAGTAACGGTATGGCATCCTTATCAAGATAATGACATAGATAGTCGGCAAACCGTGCAAATAGTGAACACAACGGCGCCAATGTCCGTAACAATAAAAACAACTTATCCAGCGCCGCGTAATACCTTTGGTGAGCGCTTTGGACAACATGAATGA
- a CDS encoding adenylyltransferase/cytidyltransferase family protein, protein MKKVITFGTFDVFHVGHVNILERAKALGDYLIVGISSDELNFSKKGRNPIYSIADRLKIISSLRFVDEVFVEESLELKAQYIKDFDADVLVMGDDWKDKFDIYKDICDVVYLERTPSISTTEIIEVVRRPEGK, encoded by the coding sequence TTGAAAAAAGTTATCACATTTGGAACCTTTGATGTATTCCATGTTGGTCATGTCAATATTTTAGAGCGAGCGAAAGCACTGGGTGATTATCTCATTGTGGGGATCTCATCAGATGAACTTAACTTTTCGAAAAAAGGTAGAAATCCAATATACTCAATAGCAGATCGCCTAAAAATCATTAGCTCATTGCGATTTGTGGATGAGGTGTTTGTGGAAGAATCTCTGGAGCTAAAAGCGCAATATATCAAAGACTTTGATGCGGATGTTCTGGTGATGGGTGATGATTGGAAAGACAAGTTCGATATATATAAAGATATCTGTGATGTGGTTTATTTAGAGCGCACTCCATCAATTTCAACAACAGAAATAATAGAGGTCGTACGCAGACCCGAAGGAAAGTAA
- a CDS encoding putative bifunctional diguanylate cyclase/phosphodiesterase has product MNNSFKNKIISLCILLILVTAGMSLASFWWSTSKFNEAQVQRKIQVAQNVYQQYLKAREQLLVTAATVLTADFGFKQAVATRDAQTISSVLFNHSRRIDADLMLLLDVKGDLISANREGLDFPSDTRTWMQALQSHTDHSAFVVLSEQLYQVIILPVRAPRTIAYSIIGFEVGSAVALELKELTGMETSFVGAADNLKASSLTALALGGDLFTFLAAQKTTRWLSQYPVYESAEVSLPSLESNPVSLVLSADLTTQYQEFDKMVLTIILLSLGTILIGFITSGIVAKNLTTPLSKLTELAKRFAKGDYSAKLEEARPTQEICQLVDAFNDMGEDIQEREEQIRFQASHDHLTGFFNRNAALDKLHSMLSSGAEYYFIAIDIKGLRHINDKLGPRVGDDCIKAVAKRIAEINTAEGGLNVRLGGDEFLVAHPASACADPQSAVLGIVECAEMLNQGLSKPYTVQGLDISLHFSIGVVHYPKQAHTPEDVVRRALIAVDTAAHDGHDVYYYQSGEDEAHLERLQIIDELKHAIANDDGQLFMTYQPKLNMKTNRIDKVESLIRWQRKNGEWVSPELFIDLAEQSGLIVELTQWVVKTVVSQVANWVRQGERIKAAINVSAQDIADKNFLSHLKTLLDTYNVKPELITIELTERDMIENEEKGIAVLQALKQLGVQVSLDDYGVGQTSLGRLKMLPIDELKLDKVFILKLAQSEKDQFIVRSTITLGHQLGFSVVAEGVEDKASLELLESMQCDYAQGYYLSKPLKAADFDLWLGRYNEVG; this is encoded by the coding sequence ATGAATAACAGCTTTAAAAATAAAATAATTAGTCTCTGTATTTTGCTTATCCTTGTCACGGCGGGGATGAGCTTGGCAAGTTTTTGGTGGTCCACAAGTAAATTCAATGAAGCGCAAGTGCAAAGAAAAATTCAAGTGGCGCAAAATGTTTATCAACAATATTTAAAAGCGCGAGAGCAGCTATTGGTTACCGCGGCGACTGTACTGACCGCTGACTTTGGCTTTAAACAGGCGGTCGCGACAAGAGACGCACAAACCATCAGTAGTGTGTTGTTTAATCACTCCCGCCGTATTGATGCCGACTTAATGCTGTTGCTGGATGTGAAAGGCGACCTGATCTCCGCTAACAGAGAAGGACTCGACTTCCCGAGCGACACCAGAACTTGGATGCAAGCGTTGCAAAGCCACACCGACCACTCAGCTTTTGTGGTGCTTAGTGAGCAGTTGTATCAAGTGATTATTTTGCCTGTGCGAGCACCTAGGACGATTGCATACTCAATTATTGGCTTTGAGGTTGGATCTGCAGTGGCGCTAGAGCTCAAAGAGCTGACAGGAATGGAAACAAGCTTTGTTGGTGCCGCTGATAACCTAAAAGCAAGCTCGCTGACTGCTCTTGCACTCGGTGGTGATTTATTTACTTTCTTAGCGGCGCAAAAAACGACACGGTGGCTTAGCCAGTATCCGGTATATGAAAGTGCTGAGGTGAGCTTACCTTCTCTTGAAAGTAACCCGGTGAGTTTGGTACTCAGTGCGGATTTAACTACTCAGTATCAAGAATTCGATAAAATGGTGTTGACCATTATTTTACTCTCCCTCGGTACTATCCTTATTGGTTTTATCACCAGTGGTATTGTTGCCAAGAATCTTACGACACCGCTTAGTAAGCTTACTGAGTTGGCAAAACGCTTTGCTAAAGGGGATTACTCAGCCAAACTGGAAGAGGCTCGACCGACCCAAGAAATTTGCCAGCTTGTTGACGCTTTTAATGATATGGGCGAAGACATTCAAGAGCGTGAAGAGCAGATCCGCTTTCAAGCCAGTCATGACCATTTAACTGGATTTTTTAATCGTAATGCGGCTTTGGATAAACTACATAGTATGCTCAGCAGTGGTGCAGAGTATTACTTTATTGCCATAGACATAAAGGGATTGCGCCATATCAATGACAAGCTCGGCCCTCGGGTTGGAGATGATTGTATTAAAGCCGTGGCGAAACGGATAGCGGAGATCAATACAGCAGAAGGCGGATTGAATGTTAGGCTTGGCGGCGATGAGTTTTTAGTTGCACATCCAGCGAGTGCGTGTGCCGATCCGCAAAGTGCTGTGCTCGGTATTGTTGAATGCGCTGAGATGCTAAATCAAGGTCTGAGCAAGCCCTACACTGTGCAGGGGTTAGATATTTCGCTTCACTTTAGTATCGGCGTAGTGCATTACCCCAAACAAGCGCATACTCCCGAGGATGTTGTTCGCCGGGCTTTGATAGCAGTTGATACTGCAGCGCACGATGGTCATGATGTTTACTACTACCAATCTGGTGAAGATGAAGCCCACCTAGAGCGCCTGCAAATTATTGATGAACTAAAACACGCTATTGCCAACGACGATGGTCAGCTTTTTATGACCTACCAACCAAAGCTAAATATGAAAACCAATCGTATTGATAAGGTTGAGTCTCTTATTCGTTGGCAACGTAAAAATGGCGAATGGGTGTCGCCCGAACTATTTATCGATCTTGCCGAGCAATCAGGTTTGATTGTTGAGTTAACTCAGTGGGTAGTAAAGACTGTGGTGTCTCAAGTTGCTAATTGGGTACGCCAAGGTGAACGCATCAAGGCTGCCATTAATGTATCGGCACAAGACATCGCAGATAAAAACTTCTTGTCTCATCTTAAGACGCTACTAGACACATATAACGTCAAACCTGAGTTGATCACCATAGAGCTTACTGAGCGAGACATGATTGAGAATGAGGAAAAAGGTATTGCGGTTCTCCAAGCGCTCAAACAGCTTGGCGTGCAGGTCTCGCTTGATGATTATGGTGTCGGTCAAACCTCCCTTGGTCGATTAAAAATGTTACCTATTGATGAGTTGAAACTCGACAAGGTATTTATTTTAAAGCTCGCACAATCGGAAAAAGACCAGTTTATTGTGCGCTCCACTATCACGCTTGGTCACCAACTTGGTTTTAGCGTGGTCGCGGAAGGGGTTGAAGACAAAGCATCGCTTGAGCTACTTGAGTCAATGCAGTGTGATTATGCACAAGGTTACTATCTAAGTAAGCCGCTTAAAGCCGCAGACTTTGACCTGTGGCTGGGGAGATATAATGAAGTGGGCTAA
- a CDS encoding phosphoribosylaminoimidazolesuccinocarboxamide synthase: MSSYKVLDVNDDLPIRTKGAVHSGKVRSVYWLTDADSARLIEEKGYQVPVGTELAIMVISDRISAFDCIWQGENGLNGVPGKGIALNSVASHWFSLFDKAGLAGNHIVDIPHPYVWIVRKASTVRVEAIARQYITGSMWRDYAKGVREFCGLQLPEGLEANQKLDNVLITPSTKGIIKGLADVSEVDDVNISRKNIEDNLAAFNFKSAADVDKYEQLLTEGFALISKELEKLDQIFVDTKFEFGYVEDKDGQERLIYIDEVGTPDSSRIWDGPAYRDGKIVENSKEGFRQLLINNVPDSDVLLNKDRMPEREALARDYLLPEAVMMSVSETYVGIASKIVGRELTIPADPRQEVIDILDKQYGLID; the protein is encoded by the coding sequence ATGAGTAGCTACAAAGTTTTAGACGTTAATGACGATCTTCCAATTCGCACTAAAGGTGCGGTTCACAGTGGTAAAGTACGTTCAGTTTATTGGTTAACCGACGCCGACAGTGCACGTTTAATTGAAGAAAAAGGCTATCAAGTCCCGGTTGGTACAGAGCTGGCAATTATGGTCATTTCAGACCGTATTTCAGCGTTTGATTGTATTTGGCAAGGTGAAAATGGTCTTAACGGTGTACCGGGTAAGGGCATTGCGCTTAACAGCGTTGCTTCACATTGGTTTTCACTTTTTGATAAAGCTGGCCTTGCAGGTAATCACATTGTTGATATTCCACATCCTTATGTTTGGATTGTGCGCAAAGCCAGTACGGTAAGAGTTGAAGCGATTGCGCGTCAATATATTACCGGCAGCATGTGGCGCGATTACGCAAAGGGCGTAAGGGAGTTTTGTGGCTTGCAATTACCAGAAGGTTTAGAGGCCAATCAAAAACTAGATAATGTCTTAATCACACCATCAACCAAAGGGATCATCAAAGGTTTAGCAGACGTATCTGAAGTGGATGACGTAAACATCTCTCGTAAAAACATCGAAGATAATCTTGCGGCGTTCAACTTTAAATCTGCGGCAGATGTGGATAAGTATGAGCAGTTGCTAACCGAGGGCTTTGCCCTGATAAGTAAAGAGCTTGAGAAACTTGATCAGATCTTTGTTGATACTAAATTTGAGTTTGGTTACGTTGAAGATAAAGACGGCCAAGAGCGCCTAATTTACATTGATGAAGTGGGTACGCCTGACTCGTCACGTATTTGGGATGGCCCAGCTTATCGTGATGGTAAGATCGTTGAAAACTCAAAAGAAGGCTTCCGTCAGCTATTGATAAACAACGTACCAGATAGCGATGTGCTGCTGAATAAAGACCGCATGCCTGAGCGAGAAGCGCTTGCTCGCGACTATCTATTGCCAGAAGCTGTGATGATGTCAGTAAGCGAAACTTACGTTGGGATCGCAAGTAAAATCGTTGGCCGTGAACTAACGATCCCTGCTGATCCTCGCCAAGAAGTTATTGATATTCTTGATAAGCAGTACGGTTTAATAGATTAA
- a CDS encoding class 1 fructose-bisphosphatase, with product MRRLPPVLIEDGCSRELVSLIRTILAACKEISFRVGQGALSGVLGSTLDENIQGETQKKLDVLSNQLLKDILLESGYVKAIASEEEDYTVAGNPKANYIVAFDPLDGSSNTDINSLVGTIFSIMEAPEGSDPSDPAIFMQPGHKQVAAGYVLYGPSTMLALSTGKGTRLFTLDKTHGSFLLTQDFAAIPEDTKEFAINASNQRHWTPAMQNYIADLLEGETGPRGKNFNMRWIAAMVGDVHRVLCRGGLFTYPEDRKDPNKPFKLRLLYEANPMAMLVEQAGGIAHTGRERILDIQPEEIHQRVGVILGSKHEVEACLAYHK from the coding sequence ATGCGTAGACTCCCTCCGGTGTTAATTGAAGATGGTTGTTCTCGTGAGTTGGTTTCTCTAATCAGAACCATTCTCGCGGCATGTAAAGAAATATCGTTCCGTGTTGGCCAAGGTGCACTTTCAGGTGTATTAGGTTCAACCTTAGATGAGAACATTCAAGGTGAAACGCAAAAGAAGCTCGATGTACTTTCAAACCAGCTATTGAAAGATATTTTGCTTGAATCTGGCTATGTCAAAGCCATCGCTTCTGAAGAAGAAGATTACACCGTCGCCGGCAATCCAAAAGCGAACTATATTGTCGCTTTCGATCCGTTGGATGGTTCATCCAATACTGACATTAACTCACTCGTTGGTACTATTTTCTCTATTATGGAAGCCCCTGAAGGTTCAGATCCTAGCGATCCTGCGATCTTTATGCAGCCAGGTCATAAACAAGTAGCAGCGGGCTATGTGTTATATGGCCCATCAACCATGTTAGCGCTATCAACAGGCAAGGGAACTCGCTTGTTTACCCTAGACAAAACACACGGTAGCTTCCTACTCACGCAAGACTTTGCAGCCATTCCTGAAGACACCAAAGAGTTTGCCATCAACGCTTCAAACCAACGCCACTGGACCCCAGCAATGCAAAATTACATTGCCGATTTACTTGAAGGTGAAACCGGGCCGCGTGGTAAAAACTTCAATATGCGCTGGATTGCGGCAATGGTTGGCGATGTTCACCGCGTATTATGCCGTGGCGGACTATTCACTTATCCAGAAGATCGTAAAGATCCAAACAAGCCATTTAAACTTCGCCTACTTTACGAAGCCAATCCAATGGCGATGCTTGTAGAGCAAGCAGGCGGTATTGCCCACACTGGTCGTGAACGCATTTTGGATATTCAACCTGAGGAAATACATCAACGCGTTGGTGTTATCTTAGGCTCAAAGCACGAAGTTGAAGCGTGCCTTGCTTATCATAAGTGA